A window of Metabacillus sp. B2-18 contains these coding sequences:
- a CDS encoding ribose-phosphate diphosphokinase: protein MSNRYGDSNLKIFALNSNPALAKEIADIVGVDLGKSSVTRFSDGEIQINIEESIRGCDVYVIQSTSDPVNEHLMELLIMIDALKRASAKTINIVIPYYGYARQDRKARAREPITAKLVANLLETAGSTRVITLDLHAPQIQGFFDIPIDHLMGVPILGEYFLGKNLEDIVIVSPDHGGVTRTRKLADKLKAPIAIIDKRRPRPNVAEVMNIVGNIEGKTAILIDDIIDTAGTITLAANALEENGAREVYACCTHPVLSGPAIERIANSKIKELVVTNSILLPEEKRIDKLVELSVAPLIGEAIIRVHEKQSVSLLFD, encoded by the coding sequence ATGTCAAATCGCTATGGAGATTCTAATTTAAAAATATTTGCACTCAATTCCAACCCGGCCCTCGCAAAAGAAATAGCGGATATTGTTGGTGTTGATTTAGGTAAAAGCTCTGTTACCCGTTTTAGTGACGGAGAAATTCAAATAAATATTGAAGAAAGTATTCGTGGTTGTGACGTATATGTTATTCAATCAACAAGTGATCCTGTAAATGAGCACTTAATGGAATTGTTAATTATGATCGATGCCTTAAAGCGTGCATCAGCAAAAACAATTAACATTGTTATCCCTTACTACGGTTATGCGAGACAAGATCGTAAGGCAAGAGCAAGGGAGCCAATTACAGCTAAGCTTGTAGCGAATCTTTTAGAGACTGCCGGTTCTACTCGTGTTATTACACTGGATCTTCATGCACCACAGATTCAAGGATTCTTTGATATTCCGATTGACCATCTAATGGGGGTACCAATTTTAGGTGAGTATTTCTTAGGAAAGAATTTAGAGGATATTGTCATTGTTTCCCCTGATCATGGCGGTGTGACAAGAACTCGTAAATTAGCTGATAAACTAAAAGCTCCAATTGCGATTATTGACAAAAGACGTCCAAGACCAAATGTGGCAGAAGTTATGAACATTGTAGGTAATATTGAAGGTAAAACAGCAATTTTAATTGACGATATTATCGATACAGCTGGCACTATTACATTAGCTGCTAATGCACTAGAAGAAAACGGTGCAAGAGAAGTTTATGCTTGCTGTACCCACCCTGTTTTATCTGGACCTGCCATTGAGCGTATTGCAAACTCAAAAATAAAAGAATTAGTTGTAACAAACTCAATTCTACTGCCTGAAGAAAAAAGAATTGATAAACTTGTTGAACTTTCAGTAGCACCTTTAATTGGAGAAGCCATTATTCGTGTTCATGAAAAGCAATCAGTAAGTTTACTTTTTGATTAA
- a CDS encoding 50S ribosomal protein L25/general stress protein Ctc, giving the protein MTTLQAIKRTEFTNSAKRKVRESGQIPAIIYGKKVESKPVALDSIELIKTLREEGKNTVIHLDVDGSSHAVMLYDMQTDPLKNEIVHADFHIVDMQADVEVEVPLHLTGEAQGVKDGGVLQQSLHEVTISAKPGQIPQTIDVDIANLAVNDALYIKDLTSSGQYQFVQDEEQVVASILPPQQEEEIDSGEEQEPGTPTNEEGREHNEE; this is encoded by the coding sequence ATGACAACACTACAAGCAATTAAAAGAACTGAATTCACTAACTCTGCAAAAAGAAAGGTACGTGAATCAGGACAAATTCCAGCAATCATTTATGGTAAAAAAGTTGAAAGCAAGCCAGTAGCTTTAGATAGCATTGAACTTATTAAAACATTACGAGAAGAAGGAAAAAATACAGTTATTCATTTAGATGTAGATGGCTCATCACATGCTGTTATGCTATATGATATGCAAACAGATCCTTTAAAGAATGAGATTGTTCATGCTGATTTTCATATAGTGGACATGCAGGCAGACGTAGAGGTAGAAGTACCTCTTCATTTAACTGGTGAAGCTCAAGGAGTAAAGGATGGCGGTGTTCTTCAACAATCCTTACATGAAGTAACAATTAGCGCAAAACCAGGACAAATTCCACAAACAATTGATGTTGATATTGCTAATTTAGCTGTAAATGATGCCCTTTATATAAAGGACTTAACATCAAGCGGTCAATATCAATTTGTTCAGGATGAGGAACAGGTTGTTGCATCAATCTTACCTCCTCAGCAGGAAGAGGAAATTGATAGTGGTGAAGAACAAGAACCTGGAACTCCTACAAATGAAGAAGGCCGAGAGCATAACGAGGAATAA
- the pth gene encoding aminoacyl-tRNA hydrolase produces the protein MKLIVGLGNPGRQYENTRHNVGFKVIDQLSEDLSIPLDRQKYNGIYGIGHISGEKVILLKPLTYMNLSGECIRPLMDFYDMDVEDLVVIYDDLDLPVGKIRLRAKGSAGGHNGIKSMIQHLGTQEFNRVRVGIDRPTNGMKISDYVLGQFTEADLQGINEAISYSAKACESWIQQSFVQVMNEYN, from the coding sequence ATGAAACTCATCGTCGGACTAGGTAATCCGGGTAGGCAGTATGAAAATACAAGACACAATGTAGGATTTAAAGTAATTGACCAACTTTCTGAGGATTTATCGATCCCTCTTGATCGCCAAAAGTATAATGGTATTTATGGAATAGGACATATTTCAGGAGAGAAAGTCATATTATTAAAACCACTCACCTACATGAATTTATCTGGAGAATGTATACGGCCCTTAATGGATTTTTACGATATGGATGTTGAAGATTTAGTTGTGATATATGACGATCTAGATTTACCTGTTGGTAAAATTCGACTGCGAGCCAAAGGAAGTGCTGGTGGTCACAATGGAATAAAATCGATGATCCAACACTTGGGAACCCAAGAATTCAACAGAGTTCGAGTTGGTATTGATCGACCAACAAATGGAATGAAGATTTCAGATTATGTACTTGGTCAATTTACGGAGGCTGATTTGCAAGGCATTAATGAGGCAATCAGTTATTCTGCAAAAGCATGTGAAAGCTGGATTCAACAATCATTTGTTCAAGTGATGAATGAGTATAATTAG
- a CDS encoding anti-sigma-F factor Fin family protein, protein MALHYYCRHCGVKVGSLDNQSLSSQQLGFDSLTNDERQEMITYEQNGDMHVKTICEDCQDALHRNPDLHQVDNLIQ, encoded by the coding sequence ATGGCTTTGCATTATTATTGTAGACACTGTGGTGTGAAGGTTGGAAGCCTTGATAATCAATCACTTTCTAGTCAGCAGCTAGGATTTGATTCTTTAACAAATGACGAACGTCAAGAAATGATTACCTACGAACAAAATGGAGATATGCATGTTAAAACAATTTGCGAGGACTGCCAGGATGCACTACATAGAAACCCTGATCTTCACCAGGTGGATAATTTGATTCAGTAA